Below is a genomic region from Acomys russatus unplaced genomic scaffold, mAcoRus1.1, whole genome shotgun sequence.
GGTTCAagcttatacaaccactttgaaaagtCATCTGGtgtttcctcagaaaattgggattagctctacctcaagactaagccataccactcctgggcatatatccaaaagatgccacacaatacaacaaggacatttgctcaactatgttcatagcagctttattcataataaccataaactgaaaacaacccagatgtccctcaaaagaagaatggctaaagaaaatatggtacctTTGCACAATGGATTActtactactcaactattaaaaacaagccgatcatgaaattttgaggcaaaAGGAATTGGAAAAGACTATCCTGAGTGcagtaacccatacccagaaagatacacatggtatgtactcacttataagtatatattagcCACGTACTACAGGATAACcaactacaattcacagacccaaagaagctaagtaacaagatgTTTCAGGGGAGtatgcttgaatttcactcagaagggggaaTAGAATAGGCATCTGAAATGGTTACAGAGACATAACTGGATAAGAGAGGAAGTAAAGAGGGACAAAGGTGTGGTAAGCAGATGTGGGAAGAGTCGGGGCTGGAGGACAGAAGGTTTGCGGACAGAAGAGAGACTGTGGGTAAGAACATTTCTTAGACAAGCTGGGGACTTAAAGCAGGGCAAGCTCctggaggatatgggggtgactctagctgagacacctagtagcaggggtcatagaaactgaagaggccaccttccAAGTGGAGGAATGTGgaacagcaacccacccacaaaaactctgacccaaaatttacactataagatgtacagggataaagtcacagtcacaggggaagggagtaaggggaaaatgggagggagggaggaatgggaggatacaagggatgggataacaattgagatgtaatatgaataaattaatgaaatatattaaacataaaaaaagatagagcagagatgtaGGGATTATCTGAACCTATTGTTCTATAACTAGTGacagaaaacagaagtaaaagagCTCAGGTAGATTAGAAGGAAGTaactgtagagaaattttaacccagcaacatggTTGTTCTGATCACTTCCAGTGACTTCTTAGGTTTGTGGGATccatctggaacacagacatgcctttagtgcATATCATTAGTTTCaaataatgaaggtaaaattagtttgtagaaagaagcactcatgtttgaaagtgatgtctaattaagggtaagaaaagtgatgaatcaaagagtgagtcagagataggatactccTGACTCTCACAAgaatagagagaaaagagaagagacttgagaGAGCATTGCAGGGGCTGGGGGACAGGGAGTTTTACTAGGAGAGTCTGACATAGGCAGGTTGAAGTGAAAACAAACTAGATACAGATGAAGACCAAACAAactagagaatgagaaggagcaaGAAGATTAGAACAGGTTGCTAGAGGTACTTTGAGAGGAAACAGAGCAATTCAGACAGAAGTTCAGAGAAGCCAGTTTGGATCAATCAGCATGAAGAGGCATTTGAGCCAGTTAAAACTTTagtgattcatttttattattatgtgtggaATGGTCTTTCTTTTCTAGTCCGATTTATTTGATGTTCTGAATGCTTCTCATATCTTGATAGGCGTTTCCTTATTTAGGTTAGGGAAAGTTTTTCCATGATGCAGTTGGATATATTTTCTGTGAATTTGCcctgtttttattcttcctttccagATTCTTATAATTTGTAGACTTTGTGTTAGCATAGTGTCCCAGACTTTCTTGGTGTTTTGTGTCTTGGCTTTTTTaggtttataattttctttgacttaggtatccattttttttctattttgtgttcaaTGCTTGAGATTTTATTTCCCATTCACTGTACTCTGTAAGAATTGCCTTGAACCTTCTATTTGACTTCCTAAATGCTTCATTTACAGTTTTAACTCAGTTAAAACTTTAGTGATTCATCCGTTAGTGattctgtttctactttcttgacttgaactgttttcttaatatttttctattgtttgtttctgttttcacagaCTTCACTGAGGGATTTATTCATATCTTCTTTAACGTCCTTGAGTATTTTCATATAGATATTTTGAGGCCCATGTCTTGTGCTCCAGCTATATTGCTCTTCTCAGGAACTATTACAGCAGATTTGCTGGGTTCTTTTGGTATAAATTGTCTTAGGTATTAATGATTGCTTTTTTTGTACCAGTGTAGGCATCTGTATTTGTAATGACTGTGCTTGTAGGTGTTGATATCTGACCTTCTCTTTGTTGTGTGGGTATTCCGGTCTTTgatttccctttccccttctggATCATGGGAGTACGGGGCCCTATAAATTGCTTGATAGGGaattcttctggaatcctgatagGTTTAGCCACTAGGGGTCCTATCTTGACCGTGTTTCTAGGTATTGAGGGGCTGATGAAAAGGAATGAGGATGAGCTAGAAGTGAGGGGTGTGAGTTAGATGGTCCACAAGAAGGAAGAAATCTGGGTCTGCAGTGAGATTTGTAAGAGTCCCCAGGGAGTGGTACCAAATTGGATGGGCAACCCTTTCAAGTGGTCTGATAGAGAGTTGGGATGAGACTGCCGAATTTGCAATGGAGGGCGGGACAGAGAATGAAGACCATCGACCTGATTATCAGGCTGGTGGTGTGGGCAATGAGTTTCCAAATAGACAGTGCCTCTGGGTATTGGTGTCTAATACAAAGTATGGGATACGGGCAGATGGCTGGTTCTACTGTGAGGTTCTGGCAAGTCTGCAGGtaaatagagaaagagagggagaaaggcatTTGTAAGTGTTTGGCTATAGATTGTGAATGAGATTGAGGAGTTTGAAATGTAGGAAAGGAAGGCACAAGAAGATTTCCATCTACCTGATTCTCAGGTCACTGGGTGCCCAGATAAAGAGCACCTCCATGATACATTTGACACAATGTGATGAGGTGAAGAAGGAACTGCAACTCTGTTGTGAGACTCTATGTCGTCCCATGGGGATGAAGGCAGAGAAGAATTCTCTTCATCTACTGTACTTTAACTTGTCCTACCTCATCCAGTGCCCAGTTTTCTACAGTAAGGTTCCTGGATCACCTGAGagatttgttttggggggttcaCTGTGAGTATTAATGCAATCGAagtttagttactttttttttcttcaatttgacTAAATGGCATAGACACAGAACAACACGGTGTCCCAATGTTGGTTTAATTTAGTGAAGATGACTGATTAATAGGTGGATGAAGTTGACTCTGCCATAAGGTTCATGGGATCTTATTGATCTAATGGTGATATCAGTATTCACTGGAGTGTGAGTACATAAGGTCGCCCAGACAAGTTGAAGTTTCTGGGTTATCAGGAATACAATAAACAAACTATGTCTTTAAGAGGTTCTCAGTATGACGTGCAGTAAAAAGCAGATGTCAAGTATACACTGCCAGATAAGTTTTGAAACCTGCATTTAGAACATTCTTTGGATATATTGTTAATAGCAGTGCTATTAAGatgagtcctcaatagttcccgcctcaaaaatatttctgtcagatatatttagccagaaggctgaagatgaatgTTGGAagactgttcaggcagtagactgtctcagtcatttttttttttttcattttggaagctgctaacctgtactattggttcactcaggtattatgttttatcctttctcaagtctctgatgggtttgaagaccagatagtttagtctttcaattaggCTTAATAGGTTAGGGGTTGAGATGCTTTTGgatccagatagatgttttaagtaaacagagatgagatatgatagatattaatctccattcagaaatttagacccaacaaggtaggaaagatatttattttaagattgccaaatacaaataaccaaatcactatgaatgtaacatttatataactcctgatggTCTCATGGtcctccctgctgtgtgtagtttattttactcacatGTAAtattgtaaatgtatatgttaaaaagatacataataaaaatgttattttttatttatttttattcatttatttatatatttatttatgttttttttgtttgtttgtttttttgagacaaggtttctctgtgcagccttggctgtcctagactcactttgtagaccaggctggcctcagactcacagcaatgtGCCAAAAAGATGAGTCCAACTTCTTTTTGattttaatatacttattttaatCTTTGGTAAGAGGATATCATCCAAAGGTTCTGCATCAGTAACTGGAGTCCCTGAATGTAGTAgaagatttgttttaaaagactctCTCTATGCAGAGCTAGACTGGCAATCATCATTTCAAAATTTCAGATataatttattgaataaaaaagGACTTTTCCTTTGTAGGAGAAGACAAAAAGCCTGTCTGGATCTTAATTCTAGGTCTGTTTTAGTTTGACAAGATTAGGTGCCATCAACGACaatatgtcttttaaatttgATATATTTTCTAACCCtgttttttctaataaaaacagTCAAGTCTGACCTGTTGAATGCTCTTTCTAATAAGGGTATCTGAAGGgtctgacacagcaggatagatCAGGGATTTAAGTATTCACATTGAACAGAAGCATAGACAATTTAACAAGGAATATGCCTGATGCATCTTACTTGTCCCAACTCTCCTCAAACTGAACATAACTCTGAGTAGAGCGGTTGCTAGAAAAAATGACTTTTAGTGTCTGTGGTCACTGCTTTGATTAGTTTAAAGAATCTTCTGAGACTTTGATGTTATCAAGCAATCATCAAAATGATCTTCATCCTAGTGCGCTAAGGACaaaggagaaatgggaacatTATAGCCCAGTTGccttcttttaggtttctttctaatatataatttctcaatGAGGATATTTTGCAAAATGGAGACCACTGTTTGGCAAAGCTCTTCACCGTCAACCTGAGGAACAAACTTGGTGCTCATAATGgattttattaagcatttaaagACTGTCTAAATTACTGCAAAGACTATTGTTAAGCTTTCTCCCATAAATTACTGAAATAATTGACTATTTCTTTAGAATTTCTAAGTATGTTTTTGAGAAGGCTCATATCTCAGCCACTAAGAAtagtttctcatttttctgacAATTCTCAGGGTTACATCACTTCTCCTTCACTTCAAGAGGAACCTTGGAGCCAAGGAGCTAAAGAAGCAAAGTGAGCCCTAACGTCCAGGTGAAGTGCATCCTAAAGAGAGCAGCAAAACGTGCCCTATTCAAAGTTTCCGGTTTTCTCACCAGAGAAAAGTGTATAAGCTTCCTTGAACCGAGAAAGGAATCCACAAGATACAGtgcaactctttcttttttttcaagattttttttattaatttattcttgttacatctcaatggttatcccatcccttgtatcctcccattcttccctccctcccatttcccccttattcccctcccctatgactatgactgaggaggacttccttcccctgtctatgctcatagggtatcaagtctcttcttggtaacctgctgtccttcctctgagtgccaccaggtccccacctccaggggacatggtcaaatgtgaggcaccagagtacgagagaaagtcatatcccactctccactcaactgtggagaatgttctgaccattggctagatctgggtaggggttttcttattaaaaatgatGTCTTGGTAAGCAggtgttcatttatttttctataatggCAAAATGGAAAGACAGGGGCTTTACTAAACTGAAGTTTGTTCTCACTCATTGActaattatttttgttggttgtttgctCAGGGAATGAAATTGGCAAAATATTGAGATTAAGAGAGGGAAATTGGCTATGAAAACATCATAGTGGTTATGGAGAAGCATGGGAGCCTGAAGCACATTCCCCTGGACAGGCAAAGAATGGACATACACTGCAACTGATCTGTTCGCTTCCGATGAACGTTCAGAAAGGCGAGGTGAATTTACAGTTACCAAAGACTACCAAGTAGAGACAGCACACAGTGAAAATGCAAAGGGAATAAATCCCTGTGGTGGCTTCAAGTCATActtgggtgtgtgcatgtatccaATGAGTtggtttaaaattatttaagataTGCATAATTAATTTATGAGAATTtacataataattattaattaggATATTtgaatttatgatttttatttcacaGCTCAAAATTTATGCCAAAACATTAATGAATAATGACTAAAAATTATTCCTTGGCTGACCACCATCTTCAGCATTTACAATTATAAACCAGTACAATAATTATCACGGAACTCATAGTTTAATAGTTTTAAGCATATGTCATTTAATTTATCTAAGAAAAGACCATATTACCAATTGACATTCttgcataaataaatttttttcagcaTGAGCCCAATGATTTGGCATATTTTATAACTCGCCATAgcactcttaaatattttatttgtgtttcaggCTTCACCATTAGTGATTTTTCTTCCTGATATGTTACATTCATCGTTCAAATTACCAAAGTCTATCCATGTTCTGATAATCCCAATTCTTTTACATTATATTATGTTCTATCTGTATCTCTTACATTGTCTactaaataaattacattaattaACATCTTAAATCTAGAAAGTTTCCACTGAATAAACACTTAGAACATTAAAAATTGTGAGAAGACAATCTGTATACATAGAATTCAAGATTATCTCTTTAAGAAGGCATTCTCAACTTTCTTTTAGGAAGATGTGCTGAAATAAAAGATGATATAAGCATCCCGAGAGCAAAAATTTAGGGTGACATACATTCAATGAGTGAAATGGCTGAGATCACAAGCAACTGATGTCTATTTTATCACTGATGTTTCAACAGCATCTTATTTATATCTAAACCTTGTTTCATGGTTTTGAACAAAATCTATGAAGCACATGTTTGAAAGCATCCTTCACCTGCTGGTTCCTTAGGGTGTAAATGAAAGGGTTTAGCAAAGGGGCCACAGAGGTGTTGAGCACAGCCACACCTTTAGTTAAAGTCACCCTCTCCTTGGCTGATGTTTTAACATACATGAAGATACAACTCCCATAAGTGATGGACACAACAACCATGTGTGAGGAGCAGGTGGAAAAGGCCTTTCTCCGTTGTTGGGCTGACGGGAACTTTAGGATGGTTTTGATGATAAGTGTGTAGGAGAGGATCACTAAGATCAAGGTGATGATGAGTGTCATCACAGCTAAGACAAAAGTCATCAATTCTATTAACCATGTGTCTGTGCAAGACAGCTGGAGGACAGGAGAAATATCACATAGGAAATGATCTATTATTCCAGAAGTACAGAAGTCTAGTTTGAGTCCCAACATCAAAGGGGGAAAGATGACTAAGAACCCAGTCACCCAGGAGCTGATGACCAGCAGGTGACACACTCTGCTGTTCATGATGATGGGGTAGTGCAGTGGtctgcagatggccacatagcgatcaTAGGACATGGCAGCCAGGAGGTAGAACTCAGTGGCCcctaatagaaaaaagaagaataattGAGCTGCACAAGCATTGTAGGAGATTGTTTTGTCTCCTGTGAGAATGCTTGTCAGGAACCTGGGAATGCACACTGTGGTGAATGCAATTTCTAAAATGGAGAAACTCCGGAGGAAGAAGTACATTGGCGTCTTGAGATGTGGATCCAGCAGCGTGAGGAGGATGATTGTTAAGTTCCCCATCAGGCTCAAGATGTAATTGAAAAACATAAACAGGAAAATCAGAATCTGTAGCTGAGGGTCATCTGTCAGTCCCAGCAAAATGTACTGTATCTCCACTGACTGGttcttcatttctcatttgttctTGCAAATctatagaaaacacaaaaatattatcatagctaagaaaacatatttcttccttcctgccttaaAATGTTTACGTTCATATCAATGCACAAGGATCTTAAACATCATTATATAAGTCCTTCTATAAAATAAACCTCAGATTCTTCTAATGTACAGAATTCAATCAACCCTACTGTTCTGTAAAGTATAGAGAAGTAGACATCAAGGAAGCCCAGCAATAATTAACACATTTTTCTAAGTGAAGAGAATTGATACTAGTAATAATTAAAATACTCaaactataaaaaaattaaaattgatatggtaaaaaataaataattttttcattatgAATGCATATGTCTTTGGTCATTTCTTAAAttgtaaataagaaaattaatatattttaagtcaGCATGATGTAGactagtgtttctcagccgtccTTCTGTGGATATCTTTAAGATAGTTtatcatgttgtggtgacccctaaccataaaattgtttttgttgctactcatAGGTGTAACTGTGCTATGGTTAGGGGCAACAGGGCAATTATTTCCAATTTCCAATGGTCTCAGGTGACTCTGTAAAAGGAAGATTGGGGGCTCAAACAAACCACAGGTTAAGAACCTCTGATCCACagcaaaaaaattatatatattatgactTTCAATCTCACAGTTGTCAGTGGAGCTGCTActgacataaaatttaaatgtacatacacctttagcaaagtgaaAATATTGAAATAGTGGGGCACCTTGAatttaaattaatagaaataattGGTTATGTGGAGGGAAATTTGTATGTCAAAATtagtattattaatattataaacaTGGATGGAACAAgtaactttaaatataaaaatttgaggTTGTATTTATGAGAGGAGGGAAATGAAGAGAGACTGTCTGTAGAAGACATGGCTCTCAAATTTCAGTTACAAAATGATTTTGACAAGCTTTGAAAAAGAATACTTACTACAAATCAagttatacacatttttttattatttaggaaAACATCCGAGGAAAATCACTTTCTaagttacttttactttttttttaatacttaaaatcaaaacagaaataaatgctttatCAGATCGTGTCTTCTACAATAAGAAGTTATGAGAATATTTTGACTCCTAATGGAAATAATCTTGTTTAGAAGcagaacacatgaaaacataaaaaaagcaaaacaaattgaAAAGTCTTCCCAGTGTTAGTGTCGGGAGTTTTTAGAAGATCTTATCTGACACATTTAAGTGAAGTTGAGGGAGCAAGTGTATCTCTGATTCTTTTACCTGCTTTTGAGACTTTTCCCTTCATTAGCTTGTTTTGTCCAACCTCTATATGAGGTCTTTTGACTATTATCATTGCATCTTGTTTTGTCATGCTTGGTTGTTGTCTTGAAAACTGAACGTTCCTGTGAGAAAATGGAGAGGGAATGGaactagaggagagagagagagtcgtcAAGAGGGGTCTGGGAGGAGTGGACGGAGGGAAACCTGTGTTTGGGATGTATTATGTGAGAGAAgaatctgttttaaatttttaaaattgctatttaAAACAATTCTATTTAAAAAGGCAATGAAAAATCAGGGTAATACCTAGGCAGGTAAATCTGAGTAGATCCAAGGACTGTAATAGTTCAAACATGTCTTACTAAAAACaacatctctgtttctcttcatttgtCACTTCTGATAAGTCAAAAAACTGTTTTGGATGATGGGTGCTCAGTTTACAGGGGCATGTTAGATGGCTGTGAAATATTACAGTATGTTCCCACTTACACACGTCACCCAATGACAACACTGGTAGAAGCACACCTTCATGTAACAGAATTCTATTGCACCAAGACACTGATGTGTCCTGACTCAACATTGACATTTACCACAGATtctcatgctttaaaaaaaactctctgcttctgggttaattcactcattatgatcatttctagctcaatccatttatgtCCCACGacagccttcatttaccaggaaacagggacagaggggaggacatcctattgggactctagatgagagaagcatgggagaacagcaaagtagaaggatccagagggtcctagaaacctacaagtagaacattatgatgggcagatttgggcccaggggtcccgctcaaactaaggcactagccaaggacaatacaggcggtaaactttaaacccctactcagatcgagccaatgggcagaacattctccacagttgagtggagagtggggtatgactttctcatgtactctggtgcctcacatttgaccatgtccctggagggggagacctggtggcactcagaggaaggacagcaggttaccaagaagagacttgataccctatgagcatataccgggggaggtaattcccctcagtcacagtcataggggaggggaataagggggaaatgggagggagggaagaatgggaggatgcaagggatgggataaccattgagatgtaacaagaataaattaataaaaaagaaaaaaagtctctacagaataaaatgaaacaagctAATGAATGCAATTATGTTTAATTCTCTGATGAAATGCTAGAGAGtactaaaattttaaagttgttttccaTTTTACAGCATGATAGTATTGAATACTAATATTACACAATATTCCACAAACATAGATaaatggtaaaaaacaaaaacaaaaacaaaaacaaacaaaccaacaaaacaaaacaaaacaaaaaccaaaaaaaaccaaaaaaacactaACCGTTTTACTGTTCAGCAGCTTTCTTAAGCTCACTGCCCAGATTTGAGCAGGTTTTCTGCGTTTCAAAACAGGTCATCATCCTGAGTACAGATGATTCCTCCTTCTTCACAGGAACCTCATTCTACCACTAAATACATGCTACATAAATAttcttttggatatatttttGACTAATTTATCGCACATCTATATGAAAGTCTACCACATTACTCTCTATGCTACAGTTCACTGCAGTTCAGGTGTTATAAACCTTGTTGAATATGACATGGAGTGTAATATGAAAATTACTCATCTCAGGAGAGCATGGAGAATTTTTTTCTAGTGTCTACAGGAATTCTCACAGGAAGAAGAATTCTCAGAGTAACTGAGATTCATAATCATATTTCCTGAGGGATTGTCAAATTGCTTGATCCAAAagttcttttataaaataaactctaaacaagcatgcacatgcacacatacacagaagtacACAAACCACTCTCACTAAAAATTTTGCTTCCAGAGTATTGATAATAGATTGatataaaatttgaatattatatatatatatattatggtatATTCACATTTGAAATTATGGTTATGCGATTTTGTGCTTGTTTGT
It encodes:
- the LOC127186678 gene encoding olfactory receptor 6C6-like; amino-acid sequence: MKNQSVEIQYILLGLTDDPQLQILIFLFMFFNYILSLMGNLTIILLTLLDPHLKTPMYFFLRSFSILEIAFTTVCIPRFLTSILTGDKTISYNACAAQLFFFFLLGATEFYLLAAMSYDRYVAICRPLHYPIIMNSRVCHLLVISSWVTGFLVIFPPLMLGLKLDFCTSGIIDHFLCDISPVLQLSCTDTWLIELMTFVLAVMTLIITLILVILSYTLIIKTILKFPSAQQRRKAFSTCSSHMVVVSITYGSCIFMYVKTSAKERVTLTKGVAVLNTSVAPLLNPFIYTLRNQQVKDAFKHVLHRFCSKP